A part of Myxococcus landrumus genomic DNA contains:
- the rtcR gene encoding RNA repair transcriptional activator RtcR — translation MAKTKARQTVVLGMLGTTLDTGQGPQRWSKWRPTVALCQQEDLVVHRLELLHPPGATALAGTLVADIRQVSPETTVRTTTMAIRNPWDLEETYGALLDYVRAYPFNPEEEDYLVHITTGTHIAQICMFLLVESRLIPGRLVQLSPEKRDSSSAGTHTLIDLDLSRYDTLATRFQQEQREGLSFLKSGIDTRNAAFNRLIERIEQVATNSRAPLLITGPTGAGKSQLARRIYTLKKTRATVSGPFVDLNCATLRGDGAMSALFGHVKGSFTGALQDRPGLLRQAHGGVLFLDEIGELGADEQAMLLRALEDKRFLPVGSDREVESDFQLIAGTNRDLRDDVERGRFREDLLARINLWTFQLPALRERPEDIAPNLLYELDKASETMGTRITLNKEAQERFLRFATSPDARWTGNFRDLNAAVLRMATLAPGGRITRDVVDEELERLRAQWRTGGTRPGPLRAVGPGDKVAEVMGEELAQELDRFDRVQLADVLGVCQGVRSLSEAGRVLFTQSRARKASVNDADRLKKYLARFGLTWADVSGRGTTTSE, via the coding sequence ATGGCGAAAACCAAGGCGAGGCAGACGGTGGTCCTGGGCATGCTCGGGACGACGCTCGACACGGGCCAGGGGCCTCAGCGGTGGTCCAAGTGGCGGCCCACGGTGGCGCTGTGCCAGCAGGAAGACCTGGTGGTGCACCGGCTGGAGCTCCTGCACCCGCCTGGCGCGACGGCCCTCGCCGGGACGCTGGTCGCCGACATCCGGCAGGTGTCCCCGGAGACCACGGTGCGCACCACGACCATGGCCATCCGCAATCCATGGGACCTGGAGGAGACCTACGGCGCGCTGCTCGACTACGTGCGCGCGTATCCCTTCAACCCGGAGGAGGAGGACTATCTCGTCCACATCACGACGGGCACGCACATCGCGCAGATCTGCATGTTCCTTCTGGTGGAGAGCCGGCTCATCCCCGGGCGACTGGTACAGCTGTCCCCCGAGAAGCGGGACAGCTCGAGCGCGGGCACCCACACGCTCATCGACCTGGACCTGTCGCGCTACGACACGCTGGCCACGCGCTTCCAACAGGAGCAGCGCGAGGGCCTGTCCTTCCTCAAGTCCGGCATCGACACCCGCAACGCCGCCTTCAACCGGCTCATCGAGCGCATCGAGCAGGTGGCCACGAACTCGCGAGCACCGCTGCTCATCACCGGCCCCACGGGCGCGGGCAAGTCGCAGCTCGCGCGGCGCATCTACACCCTGAAGAAGACCCGCGCCACCGTGAGCGGGCCGTTCGTGGACCTCAACTGCGCGACGCTGCGCGGTGACGGCGCGATGTCCGCGCTCTTCGGGCACGTGAAGGGCTCCTTCACCGGCGCGCTCCAGGACCGCCCCGGTCTGCTGCGACAGGCCCACGGCGGTGTGTTGTTCCTCGATGAGATTGGCGAACTGGGCGCGGACGAGCAGGCCATGTTGCTGCGAGCCCTGGAGGACAAGCGCTTCCTTCCGGTGGGCTCGGACCGGGAGGTGGAGAGCGACTTCCAGCTCATCGCCGGCACCAACCGCGACCTGCGCGACGACGTCGAACGAGGCCGCTTCCGCGAGGACCTGCTCGCCCGCATCAACCTGTGGACCTTCCAACTGCCCGCATTGCGCGAGCGCCCCGAGGACATCGCCCCCAACCTCCTCTACGAGTTGGACAAGGCCTCGGAGACCATGGGCACCCGCATCACGCTGAACAAGGAGGCCCAGGAGCGCTTCCTGCGCTTCGCCACCTCACCCGACGCCCGCTGGACGGGCAACTTCCGGGACCTCAACGCCGCGGTGTTGCGCATGGCCACGCTCGCGCCCGGTGGGCGCATCACCCGCGACGTCGTGGATGAAGAGCTGGAGCGGCTGCGCGCGCAGTGGCGCACCGGAGGCACTCGCCCAGGCCCACTGCGAGCCGTGGGCCCAGGAGACAAGGTCGCCGAGGTGATGGGCGAGGAGCTGGCCCAGGAGCTGGACAGGTTCGACCGCGTGCAGCTCGCGGATGTGCTGGGTGTCTGCCAGGGCGTGCGCTCACTGTCGGAGGCCGGGCGCGTGCTCTTCACGCAATCCCGCGCGCGGAAGGCGAGCGTCAACGACGCGGACCGCCTCAAGAAGTACCTGGCACGCTTCGGCCTCACCTGGGCCGACGTGTCCGGGCGTGGGACGACGACGTCGGAGTGA
- a CDS encoding RNA polymerase sigma factor, with product MKDHRIASVKRFAVAYSAGVAHEGFEEFAQRVRPMLVALAKRLCGQGGIDPEDLAQEALVRALVHHANLSAQPEPVYRAWLCRALTNHFLDQCRRRRTELLEQERRDIRLVREDVASPDAHTGEMWERITDADLVKAISRLPNPRVREAFELHAKGMRYRAIAQQMGVPEGTVGSWLFQARKELRELLLPLTGGGGAA from the coding sequence ATGAAGGACCATCGCATTGCCTCGGTGAAGCGATTCGCCGTGGCCTACAGTGCCGGCGTGGCACACGAAGGCTTTGAGGAGTTTGCCCAGCGCGTCAGGCCCATGCTCGTGGCCCTGGCGAAGCGTCTGTGTGGCCAGGGTGGTATCGACCCCGAGGACCTGGCGCAAGAAGCGCTGGTCCGGGCGCTCGTCCACCACGCCAACCTGTCCGCTCAGCCAGAGCCCGTGTACCGGGCGTGGCTGTGTCGGGCGTTGACCAATCATTTCCTGGACCAGTGCCGCAGGCGAAGGACGGAGTTGTTGGAGCAGGAGCGCCGGGACATCCGGCTGGTGCGCGAGGATGTGGCGTCTCCCGACGCTCACACCGGTGAGATGTGGGAGCGCATCACCGACGCGGACCTGGTGAAGGCCATTTCCCGGCTGCCCAACCCCCGGGTGCGCGAGGCGTTCGAGTTGCACGCCAAGGGCATGCGGTACCGCGCCATCGCCCAGCAGATGGGCGTGCCCGAGGGGACCGTGGGGAGCTGGTTGTTCCAGGCGCGCAAGGAGCTGCGTGAGCTGCTCTTGCCGCTGACGGGTGGGGGAGGGGCCGCATGA
- a CDS encoding M24 family metallopeptidase translates to MSLLKWAVVPLVLLSACSSSRKEGAATEPLRLLPWSQQLSLRQTWLEKRHGMLLEMMRRHGVGMWIIVNEEFHEDPLTQFVAPPLPYAGNRDIFVFVDAGADGLRRLALTGYGEEALQRFFEIPSEGRSPAEVLAELDARHQPQRIALGMGGKRGVTRSLTRDGYLFVKEALGAGAEARFVSAEPLIEEYLDTRIPEEWEHYRGMVALTDAIVKEAFSSAVVVPGKTTVGDVRRWLYDKVGSLGVGTWFQPDLRVQRQGGVGTTSRGFLAVAKESLVIERGDLIHVDFGISHLGLHTDWQKMAYVLRDGETDAPVGLKNALANTHVLQDVLMLKASRPGRSSADVFDETMTEMRARNIQADVYSHPLGNQGHGLGASIDFRSATRKEAPKPLREGSYIAIELSTTTPVPEWGGQKVAVMEEDPAYLTAEGWKFFVPRQEAFYLIR, encoded by the coding sequence ATGTCCCTGTTGAAGTGGGCGGTGGTACCGCTCGTGTTGCTCTCGGCGTGTTCGTCTTCCCGGAAGGAAGGGGCGGCCACCGAGCCGCTCCGGTTGTTGCCCTGGTCCCAGCAGCTCTCGCTCCGGCAGACCTGGCTGGAGAAGCGCCACGGCATGCTGCTGGAGATGATGCGGCGGCACGGCGTGGGCATGTGGATCATCGTCAACGAGGAGTTCCACGAGGATCCGCTCACGCAGTTCGTGGCGCCGCCGCTCCCGTACGCGGGCAATCGCGACATCTTCGTCTTCGTGGATGCGGGGGCGGACGGCCTGCGGCGCCTGGCGTTGACGGGCTATGGCGAGGAGGCGCTCCAGCGTTTCTTCGAGATTCCCTCCGAGGGGCGGTCCCCGGCGGAGGTCCTGGCGGAGCTGGATGCGCGGCATCAGCCTCAGCGCATCGCCCTGGGGATGGGTGGCAAGCGCGGCGTGACTCGCAGCCTGACGCGGGATGGATATCTCTTCGTGAAGGAGGCGCTGGGGGCGGGCGCGGAGGCGCGGTTCGTGAGCGCGGAGCCCCTCATCGAGGAGTACCTGGACACGCGCATCCCCGAGGAGTGGGAGCACTACCGGGGCATGGTGGCGCTCACGGATGCCATCGTGAAGGAGGCGTTCTCCTCCGCCGTGGTGGTGCCGGGGAAGACGACGGTGGGCGACGTGCGCCGCTGGCTCTACGACAAGGTGGGCTCGCTGGGCGTGGGCACGTGGTTCCAGCCGGACCTGCGCGTGCAGCGCCAGGGCGGCGTGGGGACGACATCGCGAGGGTTCCTGGCCGTGGCGAAGGAGAGCCTGGTCATCGAGCGAGGAGACCTGATCCACGTGGACTTCGGCATCAGCCACCTGGGCCTGCACACGGACTGGCAGAAGATGGCCTACGTGTTGCGCGACGGGGAGACGGATGCGCCCGTGGGATTGAAGAACGCGCTGGCCAACACGCATGTGCTTCAGGACGTGTTGATGTTGAAGGCCTCGAGGCCGGGCCGCTCATCGGCGGACGTGTTCGACGAGACGATGACGGAGATGCGCGCGCGGAACATCCAGGCGGATGTGTACAGCCATCCCTTGGGGAACCAGGGCCACGGGCTGGGCGCGTCCATCGACTTCCGGTCGGCGACTCGGAAGGAGGCGCCGAAGCCGCTGCGCGAGGGCTCATACATCGCCATCGAGCTCAGCACGACCACCCCGGTTCCGGAGTGGGGTGGGCAGAAGGTCGCGGTGATGGAGGAGGACCCGGCCTATCTCACCGCGGAGGGTTGGAAGTTCTTCGTGCCCCGGCAGGAGGCCTTCTACCTCATCCGGTAG
- a CDS encoding RtcB family protein, with protein MNRDQVSYEVLSDEAGRPIKSWTVGVPFEDEAKKQLRNVRGLPFIHKWVAVMPDVHRGYGATVGSVVPTVGAVVPAAVGVDIGCGMIAVRTTLRADQLPDSLRGVRSAIERAVPHGRSDNGGRNDVGAWRVAPASHQQAWARLVEGYDRIVGKHPRIGRGPELAHLGTLGTGNHFIELCLDESDGVWLMLHSGSRGVGNRIGSYFIELAKEDMRRWYINLPDADLAYLPEGTEHFDDYVFAVSWAQDFAATNREMMLKGAVEALQLSGELPPFELSDSAVNCHHNYVAREHHFGKNCFVTRKGAVRAREGDLGIIPGSMGARSYIVRGKGNADSFHSCSHGAGRVMSREAAKRRFTLEDHEKATAGIECRKDVDVIDETPAAYKSIDAVMAAQADLVEVVHTLKQVVCVKG; from the coding sequence ATGAATCGCGATCAGGTGAGCTACGAGGTGCTGTCGGACGAGGCGGGTCGCCCCATCAAGTCGTGGACGGTGGGTGTGCCGTTCGAGGACGAGGCCAAGAAGCAGCTCCGGAACGTGCGTGGCCTGCCCTTCATCCACAAGTGGGTGGCGGTGATGCCGGACGTGCACCGCGGCTACGGCGCGACGGTGGGGAGCGTGGTGCCGACGGTGGGCGCGGTGGTTCCGGCGGCGGTGGGTGTGGATATCGGCTGCGGCATGATTGCGGTCCGCACGACGCTGCGCGCCGACCAGCTGCCGGACTCGCTGCGTGGGGTGCGCTCGGCCATCGAGCGGGCGGTGCCGCATGGCCGCTCGGATAACGGCGGCCGCAACGACGTCGGCGCGTGGCGTGTGGCGCCTGCTTCGCATCAGCAGGCGTGGGCGCGATTGGTCGAAGGGTATGACCGCATCGTCGGAAAGCACCCGCGCATCGGCCGTGGGCCGGAGCTGGCGCACCTGGGAACGCTCGGCACGGGTAACCACTTCATCGAGCTGTGTCTGGACGAGTCGGATGGCGTGTGGCTGATGTTGCACTCCGGTTCGCGGGGCGTGGGTAACCGCATCGGGAGCTACTTCATCGAGCTGGCGAAGGAGGACATGCGCCGCTGGTACATCAACCTCCCCGACGCGGACCTGGCGTATCTGCCGGAGGGAACGGAGCACTTCGACGACTACGTCTTCGCGGTGAGCTGGGCGCAGGACTTCGCGGCGACGAACCGCGAGATGATGCTGAAGGGCGCGGTCGAGGCCCTTCAGCTCAGCGGTGAGCTGCCTCCGTTCGAGCTGTCCGACTCGGCGGTGAACTGCCACCACAACTACGTGGCGCGTGAGCACCACTTCGGAAAGAACTGCTTCGTGACGCGCAAGGGAGCGGTGCGGGCGCGCGAGGGTGACCTCGGCATCATCCCCGGCAGCATGGGGGCGCGTTCGTACATCGTCCGTGGGAAGGGAAACGCGGACAGCTTCCATTCTTGCAGCCACGGCGCGGGCCGGGTGATGTCGCGTGAGGCGGCGAAGCGGCGCTTCACGCTCGAGGACCACGAGAAGGCGACGGCGGGCATCGAGTGCCGCAAGGACGTGGATGTGATTGACGAGACGCCGGCTGCGTACAAGTCCATCGATGCGGTGATGGCGGCGCAGGCGGACCTGGTCGAAGTGGTCCACACGCTGAAGCAGGTCGTCTGCGTGAAGGGGTAG
- a CDS encoding CHAT domain-containing protein produces the protein MSPPCNKLYLFLDGELPPVDEENFRHHLARCVMCATGLHEAMQLELLGFQAMHLEGETPDELVVVPRFEERVARPRPTWRGRLRARVPEWMRRTGGWTVGAAGLVVAALLLVLTVNVAGGTPPEVWLAHPAHRSLEARVAYARADGYRRYVPMRAGPEVTLVTTPLPLRELAELEEQGDLHGIAAAYLVRKDLRQASDFLRRTPASLDRDSDLALVALEQGRREEALEMLESVLRKSPDHPQALWNRALVLREMGLTLQAADAFDEVAALGEPGWSEEARIRALALRSETMRRSRDFHDARAAALNLATLDGARLPLEEARRFPGVVRLVFYDAVRAAPTREAALRLLPLAEVLDDVQGDSTLRDTVNHVAHADFERRGPLAREYARLLRGEHPTPDVFVETLRHSGEDDLYLGALVARNVVERHLEDFERIARAGGDAWLTLLAERELSVREEHAGQWWKAEQRLRAALASCSGRGLAYRCATLRRRLADLFVRLHRPADALEEARDGWRLTRELGEWNLEQQFLQEMAQIARYRQSAASARAYLRESLARIPDDCEQRTYAHRNLAIVAWADFRPDEARQELEQATRCGRPLGMAGAWVLSYLARHGAQVRDEDLLRRTLDELRRGSRTQGEQALLTFLEGQFMLERDRASGRALLHGAIDAAEKLPLDVDARKARSFAYAVLMSDAGRSGSQEQVLELMGQALRVPVPRRCVLAMAVDHERTVTAVRDANGALAGAYEEGRTAPLHGSAEGLVPPRLVAALRGCEHVDVLALPPVHGLPGLLPVEQAWSYRVGRTRMLPEARGQGGHHLVVTGVEAPSSLGLETLMPLEAPRVPDPLRVELRGASATPSRVLREMAEAREIEIHTHGIFSPELSDASLLVLAPEEDGRYALAASQVREQTLLGAPLVLLAACGAARSAPFLHEPVSLPVAFIEAGARTVLASTGDIPDTAGRFFESVRERIRAGTPPARALRDERLAWLAREPAATWPSQVLLFE, from the coding sequence ATGAGCCCTCCGTGTAATAAGTTGTATCTGTTTCTGGATGGCGAATTGCCTCCAGTCGATGAAGAGAACTTCCGCCATCACCTGGCCCGTTGCGTGATGTGCGCCACGGGGCTGCACGAGGCGATGCAGTTGGAGTTGCTCGGCTTCCAGGCGATGCATCTCGAGGGAGAAACACCCGACGAGCTGGTCGTCGTTCCCCGGTTCGAGGAGCGGGTGGCTCGGCCCAGGCCCACGTGGCGTGGACGGCTGCGCGCGCGGGTGCCCGAGTGGATGCGGCGCACCGGAGGCTGGACCGTGGGCGCCGCGGGTCTGGTCGTGGCGGCCCTGCTGTTGGTGCTGACCGTGAATGTGGCGGGCGGTACGCCTCCCGAGGTGTGGCTGGCGCATCCCGCACATCGCTCCCTGGAGGCGCGCGTGGCCTACGCGCGGGCGGATGGCTACCGGCGCTACGTGCCCATGCGGGCGGGCCCCGAGGTGACCCTGGTCACCACGCCGCTGCCGTTGCGTGAGCTGGCGGAATTGGAGGAGCAGGGGGACTTGCACGGCATCGCCGCCGCGTATCTGGTGCGCAAGGACTTGCGGCAGGCGTCGGACTTCCTGAGGCGCACGCCCGCGTCGCTGGACCGCGACAGTGACCTGGCCCTCGTCGCGCTGGAGCAGGGGCGGCGCGAGGAAGCGCTGGAGATGCTGGAGTCGGTGCTGCGCAAGTCTCCGGACCATCCCCAGGCGCTGTGGAATCGCGCGCTGGTGTTGCGGGAGATGGGCCTGACGCTCCAGGCGGCGGATGCCTTCGACGAGGTGGCGGCGCTGGGCGAGCCGGGCTGGAGCGAGGAGGCCCGCATTCGAGCCCTGGCCTTGCGCAGCGAGACGATGCGGCGCTCGCGCGACTTCCACGACGCGCGGGCGGCGGCGCTGAATCTGGCCACGCTGGACGGGGCCCGGCTTCCATTAGAGGAAGCCCGGCGCTTTCCGGGCGTGGTCCGGCTGGTCTTCTACGACGCGGTGAGGGCGGCGCCCACGCGCGAGGCGGCCCTGCGACTGTTGCCGCTCGCGGAGGTCCTGGACGACGTGCAGGGCGACTCCACCCTGCGCGACACCGTGAATCATGTGGCGCATGCGGACTTCGAGCGACGGGGCCCGCTGGCGCGCGAGTACGCCCGGCTCCTGCGAGGCGAGCACCCCACGCCGGACGTGTTCGTGGAGACGCTGCGGCACTCGGGCGAGGACGACCTGTATCTGGGCGCACTCGTGGCGCGCAACGTGGTGGAGCGCCACCTGGAAGACTTCGAGCGCATCGCCCGGGCTGGCGGAGACGCATGGCTGACGCTCCTGGCGGAGCGCGAGCTGTCCGTGCGCGAGGAGCATGCGGGACAGTGGTGGAAGGCCGAGCAGCGGTTGCGCGCGGCGCTGGCTTCCTGCTCCGGGCGGGGGCTGGCGTACCGCTGCGCGACGCTCCGTCGCAGGCTCGCGGACCTCTTCGTGCGGCTGCACCGTCCCGCAGACGCGCTGGAGGAAGCCCGCGACGGGTGGCGGCTGACGCGCGAGCTGGGGGAGTGGAACCTGGAGCAGCAGTTCCTCCAGGAGATGGCGCAGATTGCCCGCTACCGGCAGAGCGCGGCCAGCGCGCGCGCGTACCTGCGCGAGTCGTTGGCGCGCATCCCGGATGACTGTGAGCAGCGCACGTACGCGCATCGCAACCTGGCCATCGTCGCGTGGGCGGACTTCCGTCCCGACGAGGCCCGGCAGGAGTTGGAGCAGGCCACGCGGTGCGGCCGACCGCTGGGGATGGCGGGGGCGTGGGTGCTCTCGTATCTGGCCCGTCATGGCGCGCAGGTCCGTGATGAGGACCTGCTGCGGCGCACGCTGGATGAGCTGCGACGGGGCTCTCGGACCCAGGGCGAGCAGGCGCTGCTGACCTTCCTGGAAGGTCAGTTCATGTTGGAGCGCGACCGCGCGTCGGGCCGGGCCCTGCTTCACGGTGCCATCGACGCGGCCGAGAAGCTCCCGCTGGACGTGGATGCACGCAAGGCGCGCAGCTTCGCGTACGCGGTGCTGATGAGCGACGCGGGCCGTTCGGGCTCCCAGGAACAGGTGCTGGAGTTGATGGGCCAGGCCCTGCGCGTGCCCGTGCCGCGCCGCTGTGTGCTGGCGATGGCCGTGGACCACGAGCGCACCGTGACCGCCGTGCGTGACGCGAACGGGGCGCTGGCGGGGGCGTATGAAGAGGGTCGGACCGCTCCACTCCATGGCTCCGCCGAGGGGCTCGTTCCCCCGCGTCTCGTCGCCGCGCTGCGGGGGTGTGAGCACGTGGATGTGCTGGCCCTGCCGCCCGTGCATGGCCTGCCGGGGCTGCTCCCCGTGGAGCAGGCCTGGAGCTACCGCGTGGGTCGGACGCGGATGCTGCCGGAGGCTCGGGGACAGGGGGGACATCACCTGGTCGTGACGGGCGTGGAGGCTCCGTCGTCGCTGGGCCTGGAGACGCTCATGCCGTTGGAGGCCCCGCGTGTCCCGGACCCGCTGCGCGTGGAGCTGAGGGGCGCGTCGGCCACGCCCTCGCGCGTGCTCCGGGAGATGGCGGAGGCCCGCGAGATTGAAATCCACACCCACGGCATCTTCAGCCCGGAGCTGTCGGACGCCTCGCTGCTGGTGCTCGCGCCGGAAGAGGACGGGCGCTATGCGCTGGCGGCGTCGCAGGTGCGGGAGCAGACGCTGCTCGGAGCGCCGTTGGTGCTGCTCGCCGCGTGTGGCGCCGCCCGCTCCGCGCCGTTCCTCCACGAGCCGGTGAGCCTGCCGGTGGCCTTCATCGAGGCGGGCGCACGCACCGTGCTCGCCTCCACGGGCGACATCCCCGATACCGCGGGGCGCTTCTTCGAGTCCGTGCGCGAGCGCATCCGCGCCGGGACGCCTCCCGCCCGAGCCCTGCGTGACGAGCGCCTGGCGTGGCTGGCCCGCGAGCCCGCCGCGACGTGGCCCTCCCAGGTCCTCCTCTTCGAGTGA
- the rtcA gene encoding RNA 3'-terminal phosphate cyclase yields MLRIDGSKGEGGGQVLRTSLALSLVTGTPFTMTNIRAGRAKPGLLRQHLTAVKAAESVGAAEVSGAELGSRELTFRPRTIAAGNYHFAVGTAGSATLVFQTVLPALLRAAEPSTLVLEGGTHNPAAPPFDFLTRAYLPLLNKMGPEVSATLERPGFFPAGGGKFRVDLQPRALKPLSLLERGRVLRREAKAVVAMIPFDVAKREMETAGALLKWRPDELRVEELKRTACPGNVLVVEVASEHVTEVFTGFGERGKRAEHVAEEVASEVKRYLDAEVPVGEHLCDQLLLLCALARGGAFRTVPLDGHAVTQIETMSHFLDVKVDVREVSREVREVVVRA; encoded by the coding sequence ATGTTGCGCATCGATGGTTCCAAGGGAGAGGGCGGCGGGCAGGTGCTGCGCACGTCGCTGGCGTTGTCGCTCGTGACGGGGACGCCGTTCACGATGACGAACATCCGCGCGGGGCGGGCCAAGCCGGGCCTGCTGCGTCAGCACCTGACGGCGGTGAAGGCGGCGGAGTCGGTGGGCGCGGCCGAGGTGTCCGGCGCGGAGCTGGGCTCTCGTGAGCTGACCTTCCGTCCCCGCACGATTGCCGCGGGCAACTACCACTTCGCGGTGGGCACGGCGGGCAGCGCGACGCTGGTGTTCCAGACGGTGCTGCCCGCGCTGTTGCGCGCGGCGGAGCCCTCGACGCTGGTGTTGGAGGGAGGGACGCACAATCCCGCGGCGCCCCCGTTCGACTTCCTCACCCGGGCGTATCTGCCGCTGCTGAACAAGATGGGGCCGGAGGTCTCCGCGACGCTGGAGCGCCCGGGCTTCTTCCCCGCGGGCGGCGGGAAGTTCCGCGTGGACCTCCAGCCGCGAGCGCTGAAGCCCCTCTCCTTGTTGGAGCGTGGACGGGTGCTGCGCCGCGAGGCGAAGGCCGTGGTGGCGATGATTCCCTTCGACGTGGCGAAGCGGGAGATGGAGACCGCGGGGGCGCTGCTCAAGTGGCGGCCCGATGAGCTGCGCGTGGAGGAACTCAAGCGCACCGCGTGTCCCGGCAACGTGCTGGTGGTGGAGGTGGCGAGCGAGCACGTCACCGAGGTCTTCACGGGCTTTGGTGAGCGCGGCAAGCGCGCGGAGCACGTGGCCGAGGAAGTGGCCTCGGAGGTGAAGCGCTACCTGGACGCGGAGGTGCCGGTGGGCGAGCACTTGTGCGACCAGCTTCTCCTCCTGTGCGCGCTGGCGCGGGGCGGGGCGTTCCGCACGGTGCCGCTGGACGGCCATGCGGTGACGCAAATCGAGACGATGTCGCACTTCCTCGATGTGAAGGTGGACGTGCGAGAGGTGTCCCGCGAGGTCCGCGAGGTGGTGGTCCGCGCCTGA
- a CDS encoding sigma-54-dependent transcriptional regulator, translated as MAPSQPLLLVDDDAAFRKVYGKLLRDAGHEVVEAGDRPSARATFEGRVFPIVLLDLMLPPDGSVSAGLEGLAALLDARPGTKVIVISGVGDTRHSLEAIRLGAYDFLTKPVDPDVLLVVVQRALARVALERQVEALRTSLEQASRDAAMVGQSASFLASVSLAERVAASDLPVLITGENGTGKELLARTVHLKSRRQSGPFIPVNCGALPETLLESALFGHVKGSFTGATRDHRGLFAEADGGTLFLDELGDMTPALQVKVLRALETGDILPVGADRPVHVDVRLITATHRDLGRMLQEGTFREDLYWRVKGVEVRLPPLRERALDLPLLAKHFLNQCAHLCPDGRARLLSEAAAEALAAHPWPGNLRELRHEMQRATVLAGERRELQPEDLSFTGSERPRASPTGATTLAAKVEALERREIEEALKRHGGNRTHSAEALGLSRQGLLKKLDRYGLT; from the coding sequence ATGGCCCCTTCCCAGCCGCTGCTGCTCGTCGATGACGATGCCGCCTTCCGCAAGGTCTACGGCAAGCTGCTGCGCGACGCGGGGCACGAAGTGGTGGAAGCAGGGGACCGTCCCTCCGCCCGCGCGACGTTCGAGGGGAGGGTGTTCCCCATCGTCCTCCTGGACCTGATGCTGCCTCCGGATGGCAGCGTGTCCGCGGGGCTGGAGGGCCTGGCCGCGCTGCTCGACGCCCGGCCGGGCACCAAGGTCATCGTCATCTCCGGAGTGGGGGACACGCGCCACTCGTTGGAGGCGATTCGCCTGGGCGCGTATGACTTCCTCACCAAGCCGGTGGACCCGGACGTGCTCCTGGTCGTCGTGCAACGCGCGCTGGCCCGAGTGGCCCTGGAGCGGCAGGTCGAGGCGCTGCGGACCTCGCTGGAGCAGGCGTCGCGGGACGCGGCCATGGTGGGGCAGAGCGCCTCGTTCCTGGCCTCCGTCTCCCTGGCCGAGCGTGTGGCCGCCAGCGACTTGCCGGTGCTCATCACGGGAGAGAACGGCACGGGCAAGGAGCTGCTCGCGCGAACGGTGCACCTCAAGAGCCGCCGCCAGTCAGGGCCGTTCATCCCCGTCAACTGCGGCGCGCTTCCGGAGACGCTGCTGGAGAGCGCGCTCTTCGGCCACGTGAAGGGCAGCTTCACCGGAGCGACCCGAGACCATCGCGGCCTCTTCGCGGAGGCCGACGGCGGCACGCTCTTCCTGGACGAGCTGGGCGACATGACGCCCGCCCTTCAGGTGAAGGTGCTGCGCGCGCTGGAGACCGGGGACATCCTGCCCGTGGGCGCGGACCGTCCGGTGCACGTGGACGTGCGCCTCATCACCGCGACGCATCGAGACCTGGGGCGCATGCTCCAGGAGGGGACGTTTCGCGAGGACCTCTACTGGCGCGTGAAGGGCGTGGAGGTCCGGTTGCCACCGCTGCGCGAGCGCGCCCTGGACCTGCCGCTGTTGGCCAAGCACTTCCTCAACCAGTGCGCGCACCTGTGTCCGGATGGACGGGCCCGGCTGTTGTCGGAGGCCGCGGCGGAGGCGCTCGCGGCGCACCCATGGCCGGGCAACCTGCGCGAGCTGCGCCATGAGATGCAGCGCGCCACCGTGCTCGCGGGAGAGCGTCGCGAGCTTCAGCCCGAGGACCTGTCCTTCACCGGAAGCGAGCGTCCACGAGCCAGCCCCACGGGCGCCACCACGCTGGCCGCGAAGGTGGAGGCGCTGGAGCGCCGCGAAATCGAGGAGGCCCTGAAGCGCCACGGTGGCAACCGCACGCACTCGGCGGAAGCACTGGGCTTGTCACGACAGGGACTCCTCAAGAAGCTGGACCGCTACGGCCTGACGTGA